From one Thermoanaerobacterales bacterium genomic stretch:
- the queC gene encoding 7-cyano-7-deazaguanine synthase QueC → MDAVILLSGGLDSAVNLAFGVRNFRFRMAITAHYGQMAAEREISAARALAAHYGVPHQTVDLPFMRGPGGGALLGCGTVPEPDPAALDDPAQAAASARRVWVPNRNGLLVNVAAFFAEAMGCTRIVCGFNREEAATFPDNSEEFVAAVNDALRRSTLCGVQVVSFTQRLSKDEIVSLGDTLGVPWELIWSCYRGGEKPCGSCESCRRLARAVASRGRNKGG, encoded by the coding sequence GTGGACGCCGTAATCCTGCTTTCGGGTGGACTGGACTCGGCCGTCAACCTGGCCTTCGGGGTGCGCAATTTTCGCTTCCGCATGGCCATTACGGCTCACTACGGCCAGATGGCCGCGGAACGCGAGATCAGCGCCGCCAGGGCGCTGGCCGCACATTACGGGGTACCGCACCAGACGGTGGACCTGCCCTTTATGCGCGGGCCAGGTGGAGGCGCGCTCCTCGGCTGCGGAACGGTCCCCGAGCCTGACCCGGCCGCCTTGGACGATCCCGCCCAGGCCGCCGCCTCGGCGCGGCGCGTATGGGTGCCGAACCGCAACGGTCTACTGGTCAACGTTGCGGCCTTCTTTGCCGAAGCCATGGGGTGCACGCGGATCGTATGCGGCTTTAACCGGGAGGAAGCGGCGACCTTCCCCGACAACTCGGAGGAGTTCGTGGCCGCCGTAAACGACGCCCTGAGGCGTTCCACCCTTTGCGGCGTGCAGGTGGTCAGTTTTACACAGCGCTTATCCAAGGATGAAATTGTCAGCCTCGGCGACACCCTCGGTGTCCCGTGGGAGTTGATCTGGAGTTGCTACCGCGGCGGCGAGAAACCCTGCGGATCCTGCGAGAGTTGCCGGCGTCTGGCCCGTGCCGTGGCCTCCCGCGGGCGCAACAAAGGAGGGTAG
- a CDS encoding DUF366 family protein gives MHVHLVPDSLTYDGTQLRPHWAFRRFRLQGDSIVTFRGPCRVELKHMVDLQDVLDEAPIFSPDMLHFIVEHFDTDLQRGILRQRLLIALIREILAERGGPINRRGDDLFVGGLKLSVSIATISPMSTLIHTGLNVRTEGVPVPAVGLTQLGWADVEIQELAARIARNYAEEMAGVHLARCKVRGVG, from the coding sequence ATGCACGTCCATTTGGTCCCGGACAGTCTGACATATGACGGCACACAGCTGAGGCCGCACTGGGCCTTCCGCCGTTTTCGCCTTCAGGGGGACAGTATTGTGACCTTCCGGGGACCCTGCCGGGTGGAGTTGAAACACATGGTCGACCTCCAGGATGTTCTCGATGAGGCCCCAATTTTCAGCCCGGATATGCTGCATTTCATCGTGGAGCACTTTGACACCGACCTCCAGCGCGGCATCTTGCGACAGAGGCTGTTAATCGCCCTGATCCGGGAGATCCTTGCCGAAAGAGGCGGTCCGATTAACCGCCGCGGAGACGATCTGTTCGTCGGCGGCCTCAAGCTTTCGGTCTCTATCGCCACTATCAGCCCGATGAGTACCCTCATTCACACCGGCTTAAACGTCCGCACCGAAGGCGTCCCCGTGCCCGCTGTCGGCCTGACGCAACTGGGCTGGGCGGATGTGGAGATCCAGGAACTGGCCGCCCGCATTGCGCGTAACTACGCCGAAGAAATGGCCGGCGTGCACCTGGCGCGCTGCAAGGTCCGGGGGGTTGGCTAG
- the surE gene encoding 5'/3'-nucleotidase SurE, which produces MRILLTNDDGIFAEGLAVLRRALADLAEAVYVIAPDRERSAVSHAITMHRPLRVRETKFQDPHCRGWVVDGTPADCVKLALESLVPAPPDLVVAGINLGPNLGTDVLYSGTVASAVEGLLNGVPSLAVSLATRRDPDYAAAAVFVRDLVPLILQRGLPRGTLLNINVPGGTPRGHRLTVLGALRYVNAIDHRVDPRGRDYFWMAGQPEVVGDVDPDSDIAAVREGYISITPLKVDLTDRATMKILSRWPIGRNGH; this is translated from the coding sequence TTGCGGATCCTCTTAACCAATGACGACGGTATCTTCGCCGAGGGTCTCGCGGTGCTCCGCCGTGCCCTCGCCGATCTGGCCGAAGCCGTCTACGTTATCGCGCCTGACCGGGAGCGCAGTGCCGTCAGCCATGCCATCACTATGCACCGCCCCCTGCGCGTCCGCGAAACCAAGTTTCAGGACCCGCACTGCCGCGGCTGGGTGGTCGACGGTACGCCGGCGGACTGTGTCAAGCTGGCCCTGGAGTCGCTGGTTCCGGCGCCGCCGGACCTCGTGGTCGCGGGGATTAACCTGGGCCCGAACCTGGGCACCGATGTGCTCTATTCCGGTACGGTGGCCTCGGCCGTGGAGGGCCTGCTTAACGGCGTGCCGTCCCTTGCCGTCTCCCTGGCTACCCGGCGCGACCCCGACTATGCCGCTGCGGCCGTCTTCGTACGGGACCTCGTCCCCCTTATACTGCAAAGGGGCCTGCCCCGGGGCACCCTCCTGAATATCAACGTCCCCGGCGGAACACCGCGGGGCCACCGCTTGACCGTTCTCGGCGCCCTGCGTTACGTTAACGCTATTGACCACAGGGTTGATCCGCGCGGCCGGGATTATTTCTGGATGGCCGGCCAGCCCGAGGTGGTCGGCGACGTCGACCCGGACAGCGACATTGCCGCCGTCCGCGAGGGGTACATCTCCATTACACCGCTCAAGGTGGACTTAACGGATCGCGCCACAATGAAAATCCTTTCGCGCTGGCCCATCGGCCGCAACGGACATTGA
- a CDS encoding YpmA family protein produces MEEKAGKLELIATRSFAPYDEMYQVVDFLNKNLKNRGLIFGLTKAKDGRMAITVYET; encoded by the coding sequence ATGGAGGAAAAAGCCGGAAAACTCGAACTGATCGCCACCCGGTCCTTCGCACCCTACGATGAAATGTACCAGGTCGTTGATTTCCTGAATAAGAACCTGAAGAACCGGGGTCTGATCTTCGGATTGACAAAAGCTAAGGATGGGCGGATGGCGATCACGGTTTATGAAACGTAA
- the folE gene encoding GTP cyclohydrolase I FolE, which yields MDLSKIERAVTLILEAIGEDPAREGLRDTPRRMARMYQEVFAGLKENPDDHLERLFTEDHEELVLVKDIPLYSFCEHHLLPFYGAAHVAYIPRRGLITGLSKLARVVEGYARRPQLQERLTSQVADAIMRKLEPYGVLVVIEAEHMCMTMRGVNKPGAKTITSAVRGIFETNAKTRMEAFALIKGR from the coding sequence TTGGACCTTTCGAAGATTGAACGTGCCGTAACCTTGATCCTTGAGGCCATCGGGGAGGACCCTGCACGCGAGGGGCTGCGCGACACTCCGCGCCGTATGGCGCGTATGTACCAGGAGGTCTTCGCCGGCCTTAAGGAAAACCCGGACGACCACCTTGAGAGGCTCTTCACCGAGGATCACGAGGAACTGGTCCTGGTCAAGGACATCCCCCTTTATTCCTTTTGCGAACACCACCTGCTTCCGTTTTACGGCGCCGCACACGTGGCTTATATCCCCCGCCGGGGGCTGATCACCGGCCTTTCCAAGCTGGCCCGCGTCGTCGAGGGGTACGCGCGCCGGCCGCAACTCCAGGAGCGGCTGACAAGCCAGGTTGCCGACGCCATTATGCGTAAGCTGGAACCTTATGGCGTCCTGGTGGTGATTGAAGCGGAACACATGTGCATGACGATGCGCGGGGTTAATAAACCCGGCGCCAAAACCATCACCTCGGCGGTTCGGGGTATCTTTGAGACCAACGCCAAGACACGGATGGAAGCCTTCGCCCTGATCAAGGGCCGCTAG
- a CDS encoding polysaccharide biosynthesis protein: MAAPSLAYGTFVLSLASLYNRVLGFAYQVVLVRLVHAEGIGLYNMVYPIYVMVLVLASAGIPVAIAKLVAEELARHNPAAAYRIFRRSCVYILFFALFCTLGLSAATPWILRHVFVNPDVQPAFTALIPGVLIVSVCSAFRGFFQGLQQMWPTAFTQAVEQTVRVTVGLGLAWFLLPRGVACATAGVSAGVVVGELVGLISMLGIYLRRRPRFVLPMKAEGGFVADTRRIFSLAVPVTLTRFTSTALMSLDAILIPQRLAAAGLTLSQATATYGKLVGMAETLLYTPGILTVSLATALVPAVADAAAQGNRYLLTKRIGAAVRVAILIGLPAGVVFLLLPSRLCALLFGYPDAGAILTTLAAGGPFLYLVQATTGILQGLGRAAEPLKNMLWASIFKVAGIFYATAVWGIQGTGLVLTGYLIIMAVLNLRDVTRLTGCRLDWSRLLTRPLAASFVLALVVSGLTRLGGTGATGTLTALAGGLAAYLGVLILVGGLTPAELDRLRVLIGQVMRALRR, translated from the coding sequence ATGGCCGCACCTTCATTGGCCTACGGCACGTTTGTCCTTTCCCTGGCCAGCTTGTACAACCGCGTCCTGGGCTTTGCCTACCAGGTTGTCCTGGTCCGGTTGGTCCATGCCGAGGGGATCGGCCTGTACAACATGGTTTACCCGATTTACGTCATGGTCCTGGTTCTGGCTTCGGCCGGCATACCGGTGGCGATTGCCAAGCTTGTGGCCGAGGAATTGGCGCGGCATAACCCCGCCGCGGCCTACCGCATTTTTCGGAGATCCTGCGTTTACATATTATTCTTTGCCCTTTTTTGCACCCTCGGGCTCTCGGCGGCCACACCCTGGATCCTCCGACACGTTTTTGTCAACCCGGACGTTCAGCCGGCCTTCACGGCGCTTATTCCGGGGGTTTTGATTGTTTCTGTCTGTTCGGCCTTCAGGGGCTTTTTCCAGGGCCTGCAGCAGATGTGGCCGACGGCGTTTACGCAGGCCGTCGAGCAGACGGTACGCGTTACAGTGGGTCTGGGGCTGGCCTGGTTTTTGCTGCCGCGGGGAGTGGCCTGCGCCACGGCCGGGGTCTCGGCGGGGGTAGTGGTAGGTGAGCTGGTGGGTCTTATATCTATGCTTGGCATTTATTTGCGTCGCCGTCCCCGTTTCGTTCTGCCGATGAAAGCGGAGGGTGGTTTTGTCGCGGACACCCGGCGCATCTTTAGCCTTGCCGTTCCGGTGACCCTTACCCGGTTCACCTCGACGGCCCTCATGTCCCTGGACGCCATACTTATCCCGCAGCGGCTGGCCGCGGCCGGGCTTACCCTGAGCCAGGCGACGGCGACGTATGGGAAACTCGTGGGAATGGCCGAGACCCTACTCTACACTCCGGGTATCCTCACTGTATCCCTGGCCACTGCGCTTGTTCCGGCCGTGGCCGACGCCGCCGCCCAAGGAAACCGGTACCTCCTCACCAAGCGGATCGGCGCCGCTGTACGGGTCGCGATCCTGATCGGCTTGCCGGCGGGGGTGGTCTTCCTGCTCCTTCCATCCCGGCTTTGTGCTTTGCTCTTCGGTTATCCCGACGCCGGGGCGATCCTGACCACCCTGGCTGCAGGCGGGCCATTTCTTTACCTGGTCCAGGCCACGACCGGCATCCTGCAGGGCCTGGGACGGGCCGCGGAGCCGCTGAAAAACATGCTCTGGGCATCGATCTTCAAGGTTGCCGGCATCTTTTACGCGACGGCGGTATGGGGGATCCAGGGCACGGGTCTGGTGCTGACGGGCTACCTTATCATTATGGCCGTCCTGAACCTGCGCGACGTGACCCGCCTGACCGGCTGCCGGTTGGACTGGTCCCGTTTGTTGACGCGGCCGTTGGCGGCCTCGTTTGTCCTGGCCCTTGTGGTGTCGGGGCTCACAAGACTTGGCGGGACAGGTGCGACCGGCACCCTTACCGCCCTTGCCGGGGGGCTGGCGGCTTACCTTGGGGTGCTGATCCTGGTGGGCGGGCTGACGCCGGCTGAACTGGACCGCCTTCGCGTGCTCATAGGGCAGGTAATGCGGGCCCTGCGCCGGTAA
- a CDS encoding tetratricopeptide repeat protein: MYWIFVKNPLSGFKRLADRSRFWYFAHRLLKSAGAESKALSFLERSLQSQTGHPELHLEAGRLYLRRGQLDRAAWHYHLANCAVEPDNFIAWLEESCAGDQGGILGDRSAVLMALGNWYLNAGEPEKALTCYDRLTLAGRGAGVSVLNNKGVALLALGRPREALSHFEEARNAGGAGPEVSFNTGLALSKLGRFAEALKHYDRAQRAGLDSVDILNNKGYVLYHLGRPREAILCYKLAHRLVPDDLTVLNNLAACYERLNRLEEAIAAYETALRFHARDATLYNNFALCLERAGRYEDALAHYERAIELDPQNRIFRANRGACLVHLNRAPEAMAVYDRLLAEEPANQFVWGLRGDLLAALGRDREATEAYNRALGLTG; the protein is encoded by the coding sequence TGTCAAAAACCCCCTGAGCGGGTTCAAACGCCTGGCCGACCGCAGCCGTTTCTGGTATTTCGCCCACCGACTCCTCAAGTCCGCCGGCGCCGAAAGCAAGGCCCTGAGTTTTCTTGAAAGGAGCCTGCAGTCGCAAACCGGGCACCCCGAGCTACACCTGGAGGCCGGCCGGCTTTACCTGCGCAGGGGCCAACTGGACCGCGCCGCCTGGCACTACCACCTGGCAAACTGCGCCGTGGAGCCCGACAACTTTATCGCGTGGCTCGAGGAGTCCTGCGCCGGCGACCAGGGCGGGATCCTCGGGGACCGTAGCGCCGTCCTTATGGCCCTGGGGAACTGGTACCTTAACGCCGGGGAACCGGAGAAGGCGCTCACCTGTTACGACAGGCTAACCCTGGCCGGTCGCGGGGCCGGCGTTTCGGTCCTGAATAACAAGGGTGTCGCCCTCCTGGCCCTGGGGCGGCCGCGGGAGGCGCTAAGTCACTTCGAGGAGGCGCGGAATGCGGGCGGAGCCGGCCCGGAGGTTTCTTTTAACACGGGCCTGGCCCTCAGCAAGCTGGGGCGTTTCGCGGAGGCGCTCAAGCACTATGACAGGGCGCAGCGTGCAGGACTTGATTCGGTCGACATCCTAAACAACAAAGGTTACGTCCTCTACCACCTGGGCCGTCCCCGGGAAGCCATCCTTTGTTATAAACTGGCCCACCGGCTGGTCCCGGACGACCTGACCGTGCTAAACAACCTGGCCGCGTGCTATGAACGCCTTAACCGCCTGGAGGAAGCCATCGCCGCCTACGAAACCGCCCTGCGGTTCCATGCCCGTGACGCCACCCTGTATAACAACTTCGCCCTGTGCCTGGAAAGAGCCGGGCGCTACGAGGACGCCCTCGCCCATTACGAACGGGCCATTGAGCTTGATCCCCAAAACCGCATTTTCAGAGCGAACCGCGGGGCCTGCCTGGTACACCTGAACCGGGCGCCCGAGGCCATGGCCGTTTATGACCGGCTCCTGGCCGAGGAGCCCGCCAACCAGTTCGTCTGGGGACTTCGCGGCGACCTGCTCGCCGCTCTCGGACGCGACCGGGAGGCCACCGAGGCGTATAACCGTGCCTTGGGACTGACTGGATAA
- a CDS encoding 7-carboxy-7-deazaguanine synthase QueE, which yields MRAPLVEVFTSIQGEGLYVGCRHLFIRLAGCNLRCAYCDTPQAVPDAWRLERTPGRGDFSALPNPAAVDDVLECLHPLPLNLYHAVSITGGEPLLHEAFLAEMLPRLRRRGWRIYLETNGTLPGALKRTAAFCDIIAMDYKLPSATGQQLYEAEHAAFLRRARGPGLFVKAVVSHDTSAKELAAAAGVIAREAPGTPLVLQPVTAPGNGTPQVNPARLLALQETALAFLPVVRVIPQTHIMLGAR from the coding sequence GTGAGGGCGCCGCTGGTCGAGGTCTTCACTTCGATCCAGGGGGAGGGCCTCTACGTTGGCTGCCGGCACCTTTTCATTCGCCTGGCGGGATGCAACCTGCGCTGCGCATACTGCGACACCCCGCAGGCGGTGCCGGACGCCTGGCGCCTGGAGCGGACCCCGGGCCGAGGCGATTTTTCCGCCCTGCCAAACCCCGCGGCCGTGGATGATGTCCTGGAATGCCTGCACCCCCTGCCGCTTAACCTTTATCATGCCGTGAGCATTACCGGCGGGGAACCCCTGCTCCATGAGGCGTTTCTGGCCGAAATGCTGCCGCGCCTGCGACGCCGGGGCTGGCGGATCTACCTTGAAACCAACGGCACCCTGCCCGGCGCCCTGAAGCGGACGGCGGCTTTTTGTGATATCATCGCTATGGATTACAAGCTTCCGAGTGCGACCGGGCAACAGCTTTACGAGGCGGAGCACGCCGCGTTTCTGCGCCGTGCGCGGGGGCCGGGCCTGTTCGTGAAGGCGGTCGTGAGCCATGACACGTCCGCCAAGGAACTGGCTGCAGCAGCGGGGGTCATAGCCCGCGAGGCACCGGGCACGCCGCTCGTCCTGCAGCCGGTAACGGCGCCCGGCAACGGCACGCCGCAGGTCAATCCGGCCCGTCTCCTCGCCTTGCAGGAGACGGCACTGGCCTTCCTACCGGTGGTGCGGGTGATCCCGCAGACGCATATCATGCTTGGGGCGCGCTGA
- the queD gene encoding 6-carboxytetrahydropterin synthase QueD produces the protein MYELTVATRFAAAHQIPGHPAECRRLHGHTWKVEVSVAGQLDPATGMVVDFWNLKAAVYEAVGELDHRLLNELPPFMGPDPLRIPTAENIARHIFATVAVRLAAVNPRLKMRAVRVWESPTASVIYSGEG, from the coding sequence ATGTATGAACTTACTGTCGCCACCCGCTTTGCGGCAGCCCACCAGATCCCGGGTCATCCGGCCGAGTGCCGGCGGTTGCACGGGCACACCTGGAAGGTTGAAGTCTCAGTGGCCGGACAGCTTGATCCGGCGACGGGCATGGTGGTGGATTTTTGGAATCTTAAGGCCGCAGTATATGAGGCGGTGGGGGAGCTGGACCACCGTCTGTTGAACGAACTGCCGCCCTTTATGGGTCCGGACCCGCTGCGCATACCCACCGCGGAGAACATCGCCCGCCACATTTTCGCCACCGTGGCCGTGCGCCTGGCGGCCGTCAATCCTCGCCTCAAGATGCGCGCTGTACGGGTTTGGGAGTCGCCGACGGCCTCCGTCATCTACTCGGGGGAGGGATAA